The DNA window ACTTCCCATAAGATCATGTTTAACTCGCGATCACCTGAAATTCATGTGTTTTTTCTGTAAGAGCGTTAACATAAGTGACTATTTCATTGCGGGACCTGTAGTAAGTgtcacccaaacacacacacaaaccccaaaCAGGGAAAGGATTAAGTCGCTTCTAGACTAAGGTAACCATGATCTAAAGTCAGTCTTCCACTTTTCTCTGGTTAATATTAGGAGTTGGGGAAGCTgctacccagagagactcacccTGGGTTTATCTGGACAGTCTCAGGACATTCTGAGGGGTCAAATGTCCCCAAGCATAAATTCAACCACCTCCTCATGCTCTACcgccttctctcctccttcatgcCCCATTGTTCTGTCCTCCACTTCATGTCTTTCTCCACTGGTCTCTCAGCTAATgtttcatcctcctcttcttcttctctactcTCTGGCGTGGTTTCTTCTCCCCCGTTCTCCATTTGCtccacgtgcttctacacctgcattgcttgctgtttggggttttaggctgggtttctgtatagcagtTTGTGACATCAGGTGATGCaagaagggttttataaatacatttgattgatttggcGTGCTCTCACTGACAACTCTTTGTCAATCCCTCTTTATTCCAGATTACACTGGTCTGTATGGCTCTCTTTCTTCACTGTCTGTGTGACTTGATGGGTTATTACGGTTGTCCTTTCTTCACTGTCTGTGTGACTTGATGGGTTATTACGGTTGTCCTTTCTTCACTGTCTGTGTGACTTGATGGGTTATTACGGTTGTCCTTTCTTCACTGTCTGTGTGACTTGATGGGTTATTACGGTTGTCCTTTCTTCACTGTCTGTGTGACTTGATGGGTTATTACGGTTGTCCTTTCTTCACTGTCTGTGTGACTTGATGGGTTATTACGGTTGTCCTTTCTTCACTGTCTGTGTGACTTGATGGGTTATTAAGGTTGTCCTTTCTTCACTGTCTGTGAGACTTGATGGGTTATTACGGTTATCCTTTATTCACTGTCTGTGTGACTTGATGGGTTATTACGGTTGTCCTTTCTTCCCTGTCTGTGTGACTTGATGGGTTATTACGGTTGTCCTTTCTTCACTGTCTGTGTGACTTGATGGGTTATTACGGTTGTCCTTTCTTCACTGTCTGTGTGACTTGATGGGTTATTACGGTTGTCCTTTCTTCACTGTCTGTGTGACTTGATGGGTTATTACGGTTGTCCTTTCTTCACTGTCTGTGTGACTTGATGGGTTATTACGGTTGTCCTTTCTTCCCTGTCTGTGTGACTTGATGGGTTATTACGGTTGTCCTTTCTTCACTGTCTGTGTGACTTGATGGGTTATTACGGTTGTCCTTTCTTCACTGTCTGTGTGACTTGATGGGTTATTACGGTTGTCCTTTCTTCACTGTCTGTGTGACTTGATGGGTTATTACGGTTGTCCTTTCTTCACTGTCTGTGTGACTTGATGGGTTATTACGGTTGTCCTTTGTTCACTGTCTGTGTGACTTGATGGGTTATTACGATTGTCCTTCACCCGGTGCACAGAGCCAGTGCATGTGTGTGATAAGCCATCCCTCGCACACCCTCAGTGTCAGTGACTCGTACAGATTAGGTCAATCTCAGGTTGGTAATCTCAGCTAATCCCCAAATTAAATACGGACACAGCGGATACAGGAGGTACAAAAAAAAtagagggagagtaggagagttGAAATGATAGAAAATAAGAAAGATATGAAAGGGAGTAGGGAAAAGGTAAAAGGACGTGATCGACAGAGCTTTAGAGGGAacctttttgttttttttactgtttGTTCAAACAATGTAATTTACACATCCTGTACACGTATGTTCATCAAATTCATCATCTACGGAAAATTATTTTACAGAATTTAACAAAATTCCCCTAATCTGCACTGGATAATTTTTTAGTCAAGCAGGCATTATGAATAATTACATTATGAGTAAAGTGTTTGACATCCCTGTTGACCTCAATGGCAAAAACGATCATTACAGACTTGAATGCTATCTGTCATTTTTCTCACCAAACGTCCGCTTAACACTGAATCTGTAACGTGTGAAATGAGTCAACAGGAAGCGGGGTGTAGATCATGTTTTTATTCCAAACTGCCGTCTGAGGGGACTGAGCAATGGAGGATGGAGGCAGGGCCATGTCATACCACATCATCATACCACATCCTGCCTCACCCTCCAACTTGCACCTTATGGCTCTGTTGGCATGGTAATCAAACGGACCGTTTCCTCATGTCAACTTCGAATGGGTGGCTTCTGGTTCGAGGTATCCCATGGGGCCATAGGGCAGGGTGCTATGACGAGTGTTGCTGCAGAAGAGGAAATCAAGAGTAAAGGGGAAGAGGCAGTGAGATGAGAAAGCTGGACAATTAGGTATGTGTACTTTTCTGTTTATttgcatatatattattatccaTGTTGAGCAGAGTTGGTCTCCAATTGCGTGAAACCCACTAGATGTACAACTTTTTCATTGATAACTGACAACTTACTGAGTGACAATGGGAAGCAATGGCAGTGTTCAAAAGTGTGCCACAGTATTACAAGCAAAAAGTCATCTGATTAACTGgatgcctctgtctctctctcgttttctctccctctttatttctcattctcttcctctctccctctctctatttacTCTTCTCTCCACCCCACTATTCCTAtctttctctgcccctctctttctCGCACACAGACATGATGAGATTGACTCTGATTTCCCTCACCATGTGCCTTCCTCACCTCCTCGCCACTCTTGTCTTCCATTCTACCACTGCGGCTTCACCAAGCGccacagaaacaacaacaacagctctAGACCTTAGTATCAGCACTACAACATCAGACCCCCGTATACTTCCACTCTCCACAACTGAAAACCACCCTGGTAGGACTAGTGGCATGTTCAACACACAAGTGAAGAAAAGCGCTAGCTTAGCAGCTGTCAACAAATCAGGCAGAACGACTCAAGGAAGAGGCATTCTCAGAACAGGAACTGCCACTTACGCCACCACAGCCGTACAGAAGAACAACAGGCACACAACTGCAGGAGACTtgaggagggaaacagagagccACAATCACCATGAGACTCTTCCCTTCAGCAGACACAAAGTCTCACCCACAACTGACCACCCCAGCACCACCTCTCTCCCCGGGGAGGAAGGGACTGAGTATCATGACAGCAGCACCACTGAAACAGCCAGAGAACGGAGCACACCAAATTCCATAGAGACATGGGCTGCTGACACCATTAATGACTCCAGGCTAGCAAAGCCACACTTAGACAGGTCACAAGCAGCAGACCAGCACGCTGCTACACAAGGACTAGATATTGCATCAGGAGATTActacacaacacagagagacttCTTCACAAACACCCCAACTAGTAGAGTGACAGGTTTGAACAGGGGTAAACAAAGTAAGGCCAACAgcttcacaacaacaacaacgttttCACCTACGTACCCAGTCACACATCCTGGTTTGTATGAGCACATGACTGTGACTTACAGGGCTACCGGCTACAAAACACAACCTGACGACACAAGCCAGTCTATGGACGACCAGGACCACACCACAGCCACAGTTTCAATCCCCCATGCTGACAATAGGACAACTCCAGATGCCAATGCAAACACGTTTACAGATAATGACACAGACAACTACACAGACACACGTTCATACAGTAATACCACAACCTCTAATAATCGTAACACCACAGTACTTTTGAAGAAGAAAACTCATTCATtcagacacaaccacaccatcTCAGGTTATAACAATAGGCTGAACAACACAACTGAAAACACTGTGCATGATCGCCCCGAGTGCGGAGAGGCAGACGAAAGGTCCCTATCGTTGCTTCCTGGCTCTACTAGACTGGTCTGTTTCATTGTTCTGTGTGCTCTGGGATTGACTGCTTCTGTCTTCCTTGGGCTCACTGTCTTCCTGTGGGTGCGTTTgtcagtccagagagagagggaaaagagagtgaggagaggaggagaggaggtgtcaGGGGTGGATCTGGAGAACCTGTGGGTTGACCAGATGTCATCGGTGGAGGAAAGGGTCGAATTCTGGTACACCAACGGCTCCACCATGGGACCCGACCAtaaacggagggagagagggagagagagggggaaggagagggggaggagggagcaggggaggCAGAAAGGGGTAGAGTGTGACAACCTGTGGACTCAACCCAAAGTGACACTGGAGGACATCACTGATTTCTGGTATGCAAATGGAAGAGCGATACCAGAAGAAACTACAGACCAAACGTTGTTGGAGACCTGCGTATGATTCTGTTTTTTTTGTACTACAGTCCTACAATTTCCCTAGAATTACTAGAATTATTTTACCAATTCCATGGCAGATTTGAACACTGTAATCCTGACCGAGTTTAAACATTTCCAAAATGAATTGGTAATCTGTATGTTTATTGGCTGTAACAAAAGTATAAGATCTACATAAGTCTACTGAAAGATAGATTAAGCCTGGGTCTGAACAGAGAcaaagaagaggacagagagagagagtttagaaCAACATGTCTAACTGGAAATAACACTTGATAAGAGAGTTTCCATTTCAAGACAATTCAGACCCGTTAGAGACACATCATCATCGTGTGTCAGACAGCAACGAGGATATAGGTGCCATTTCTACAAACACACGGACACAAATACGGTTGACTCCTAATACCGTACATGCACTGTTATTAGGAGCTAGTcaaataattgtatttattttttatttgacctttatttaaccaggttggctagttgagagcaagttctcatttacaactgcgacccggccaagataaagcatagcagtgtgaacagacaacaacacagccagagaacatggagtaaacaataaacaataaaacaCGGTATGCCGTCTACGATCAGCATATCCCAGGCATTTTAACTGGGTTTCTCATAACCGGGACACAAGCTTATTTGGGTTATTGTAAACGGGATATGATGCTAATATCCCAAATAGTGATGGAATATTGGTGTGCCTGTGAACATGGTAACTTATCAGGAATCGACTATAGGTCTACCTCACAATTGATAGTGGATCCGGCCATTTGATCAATAATGTATAACTGTAATgtttaatacagtagaaaatACACCCTTGTAGAATTTAACACCTAACCAGCTGAAGTTTGACATATAACGTCCCAAGACATGAGATGTATTTTTTAATTACATAATCAAATGGAATTTATCATCATACTCTCTCTACTTTGAATTCTCATGTTTTGACAACCTACGCCCTTTGACTGCCTGctccccacacacacgcacacacacacacacaccgtcaaacaaacacacatccaAGTAGGCCTGTGTGTAGGCGTGCAAACACACTCTGTGGCTCAAACatttcaacacacacaccttctctttGTAGGACCAACTTCTCATTTTTCCTCGAGAAAATAAGCACATGACGCAATAAACAAAATGAAGCTACTCTTAAGTTATTTGGCATCTCTCCAACCCCACCTCTTTTGCAGTTAACAAAACTGTTTTACAAAGAATTTGATACTCTgaggggaagagaaagggagggggagagaaagaagggagtgaacaggagggagcgagcgagcgagagaaaggTGTTTTGGACATGTACTAGTGCACGAGATGTCATTCACACAGTACAGGAGTTAAAGCATGTGCCTTTAAGGTGGATTCACAATTCCAATCCAATCGTTTTCTCCATGCAACATGTGGGTAAGTACGATTtgtaattttttaaaaatcaaatggCACACATTGATATATGTCTGATCTAAACAGACACTGATCCGATTAACTGTGTGAAGAGGCaagaaaaaggagggagagagatgtttcAAAAATACAATCAAAATACTTTCGTAGGCTTGTGTTAAATTTACTGACACGCTCTTTTAGTAAGATGGTCCTCCTAATGTATCTCTTCATAAttcttttaaaatacatttttagggGCCATTTTCTTTAAATATGTTATTTTTATCAATTGGTCTTTAAGTCTTCATCTTTTATCACTGTCTTTTTAAGACAGGCCAACTTGCTTTTAGACACTCATTTAGATTCTCCCCCCCCATTTCTATTATAAGTAACAGTCAAATGGATGGTGACATCGTGGACAAGAATAAACAACAAAAAGTAGTGTTGGTAACTTCCTTAATTTTTTAGGTGTGTACTAAGCAAGGATTTTACATCTACAGCGGTTCAGACAGTGGATGCTGTGAGGAGGTAAACATATTCTACAGTACATGTGGCAATGTACGCATAAAATAACCTCTACATTCCTTCTTCCATATCTTCCTTTACCCTTCAATCTGTCCTTTTCTCTATAGGTCTCATGCTTTTTTTAGTTCACCGTCGCTGCCATCTCTCACGCTACCCTTGAAATAGACAGCTGATATACAGAAAAGTAGAGTGAAGTGCAGGGGAGGAGGAAAGCTGAagtgtgagagaggaagagaagggctGTGTCTTTCCGGTCTATTTGCACCCAAGGACACCCTAGTGAACAACAAGCCCAGCAACCaggagagacagcaagagaacAAAAGTTTGACTATGTAAGAGCACTTCATATGCCTAACACTCAGTCAAACCTTAGATTATTTAACAAAGGCAAGGCCTGAAAGAAAGCGGAATTCCGAGAGCAGTGAAGATCAAAGCCTGACGATCGTAGTCAGACCAAGGACCCCGGTACCTGATAGACGGATACCGCTTTTCTTTTCTAGGGTGTACATTTTTCTGCTCTAGACTTGTAAAACAAACCTCCAATATCTTTCAAGCCACAACACTGTCGCTGATGCACCTCAGAAAGAGGAAGACAAACGTAATCTGAGAGATCAGCAAAACCCTTTAGGGACAGTTGACCTCTGTGACCCCTCTCACTTCTTGCCCAGTATGGAGCGGATACGGCTGATGCTTGgggctctgctcctctccctctctctgcccagtCTCCCTGCTCAAGATAATGTCACTGTCACTGTACCTGAGAATGTCACGATGGCAGCACCTATTAATGAGGAAGTCACGATGGCAGCCTCTACAACGGAGGCCACCATAGAGACAACGTCTGTTCCTGTGGTCATCACTAGGGCACAGCCTGACCCTGAAATTATCACCCCGGTAACTGCTACTCCGAAAGTAACTTCTGTTTCAGGACCTACCACCGATGCCATCACTATGGTAATAACAAACCCTGAGATCATCAACGTTCAGGAGTCCACATCTGATGCACCAACTACTACTTCAGAGGCTGAGACGATGACACCTTCCCCAGTGACCACTGAAGGGCCTATAGATACGACCACTCCACCTGGCCCTAAACCCACCCTCTCCCAAGACGTCCTTACAACCGCCTCTTATCTCCCAACCACTTCCCAGGACCACCTGACTTCTGTTATCCCAGTCTGGCCCCTCCACACCACCCCTCGTCTGACGGAGGACTCCACTTACACACCTGAACTTACACCTGCCTCAGAGATTACTGTCTGTCACACAGAGGGACTTACCACTGCACCCACCTCCCCATCGGTCAATGCCGCCCCTGGCCATGCCACGACCCCCACTACCACCCACACCTCCACAGATCCAGACTCTACGGTGGCTGGGGTCAGAGTGGAGACAGGTCAGCCCAGCTTGTTATGGGTCATCATCGTCGCTCTTCTGATCGGGGTTATATTCACGGGCGTGGTCTACTGTGTATGTCTGGTCATCAGACGAAAGAGGCAGAGCCGCACCGAGCACTTTGTGTCCAGC is part of the Oncorhynchus keta strain PuntledgeMale-10-30-2019 chromosome 26, Oket_V2, whole genome shotgun sequence genome and encodes:
- the LOC118358947 gene encoding mucin-17, encoding MERIRLMLGALLLSLSLPSLPAQDNVTVTVPENVTMAAPINEEVTMAASTTEATIETTSVPVVITRAQPDPEIITPVTATPKVTSVSGPTTDAITMVITNPEIINVQESTSDAPTTTSEAETMTPSPVTTEGPIDTTTPPGPKPTLSQDVLTTASYLPTTSQDHLTSVIPVWPLHTTPRLTEDSTYTPELTPASEITVCHTEGLTTAPTSPSVNAAPGHATTPTTTHTSTDPDSTVAGVRVETGQPSLLWVIIVALLIGVIFTGVVYCVCLVIRRKRQSRTEHFVSSFRNGKSSKRKKGAEEDAWAGPVKLGGGDREEDEGGEEGGSPEDNKREGAGTDVVLSTFIANETEGERGGPDGGVGVAGSKEAEKWEEKEPLLYIDEGVEEGQERMAPPSLSKSNPEKTGGERGEGENEKEMERGEGNGNKSN